The nucleotide sequence TGATTATTCTCAAATATAGCGAATTATAACGCTAGAGAATGCTGAAACTTTTATTAACAGTTAATGTCATATCGAATGAAACCAAACTTGTGAGGTTTTGTATCGAGATGTAGTCATGTATTGTTCTCGATACTTCGGCTAAAGCCTCAACTCGAACTGACAAGCATTTTGTATTGAATGCAAACACAATCATAACTTAATGTCACATCGAGTGAATTTGAGCAAAGCGAAAATTTGTATCGAGATGCTTGTTAACTTGATTCTCGATACTAAATTGCTACGCAATTTCACTCGAACTGACAGTTGTATTTCTTTATTGCTTCGATTGGTTTTGGGAACACATCTAAAAAGTAAGTACTACTTTTTTCCGCGTGAACGTCTTGCTGGCTTTGGTTTATTTTTTACGTATACTAATTTTGAACGCCCTTTATAATCTTCACGTCGTTCAATTTCGAATTTACCAATAGATTTAATAAGTGGTGTCAACTTTTCAAAACCGAAGTTTCTAGAATCAAAATTGGGTTGCTTTTTTTGTAACAAACTTCCAACATCCCCTAAAAAAGCCCAACCATCATCATCCGCTAAATCAGAAATGGTTGTTGCAATAAAGTGGATATCCTTAGGTGTTATTTTATCATAATCATCTTTAGAGTCCTCTGAAGTCTCACCAGATGCTGACTCATCTTCAGATTTTTGATGTTTTAAAATTTCTATATAGATAAACTTATCACAAGCTACAATAAACGGATTAGGCGTTTTCTTTTCACCAATTCCATACACCTTCATGCCTGCTTCACGTAAGCGTGTTGCTAATCTCGTAAAATCACTATCACTGGACACCAAACAAAAACCATCTACTTTTTGAGAATAGAGAATATCCATCGCATCGATAATCATCGCCGAATCTGTAGCATTCTTTCCTGTGGTATAACCGTATTGCTGTATAGGTGTAATGGCATTTTCTAACAGCATATTTTTCCATTTGGAAAGATGCGGTTTCGTCCAATCACCATAAATACGCTTAATGGTGGGGTTACCGTATTTAGCAATTTCTTCCATCATTTCTTTCACATAAGCCGATGGAATGTTGTCACCATCAATAAGTACTGCTAATTTAATATCCATATATACTTTGTGTTTCTTACTTTAATTTTTTGCTTTACTATTATCCCTTAGTAGCTTTTTTAGCGCGTTTTGCTGCTTTTTTTTCTTTAGCAGTTAAAAGGGGTTCTTTTTTAACATTTCGCTTTGTATCTTGTGTTTTAGCCATGGGTGTTTTTGTTTATTTTGCTTAAAGGTACGTAAAAGGGTATTAGTGATGTTGATATGCTAATTAATATGGTTCCCGATACTATATTACTACGTAATTTTACTCGAACTGACAAAACGTATTACTTTGTCACATCGAGTGAAACCGAACTTGTGAGGTTTTGTATCGAGATGTAGTCACGCATTGTTCTCGATACTTTGCTTAGGCCTCAACTCAAACTAACAGGCGTTTTGTATTTAATAGAAATTGTGTTGAATGTAAATGCAATCATAATTTAATGTCACATCGAGTGATTTGTGAGAGACGAGTAAATTCTATCGAGATGTCTGTCCTTTTATTTTGTACGTTCTTTTAAGAGCGTATTTTGTTCTTCCATAAGATCTGTGAGTTTCGACAACAGCTCAATATCCTTTGGTGTAGCGACGGTTGTATCTTTTGTGTCTTGTGCTTTTTTACGCAAACGGTTCATAGCTTTCACTACAATGAACACCGTAATACCAACAATAATGAAATCTAAAAACACCCCAAATAAGGTTCCGTATTCAATAGCAACTTCAGTGGTTGTTATAATGCCTTCAGCATCAGTAATAACATCACGTAGAATGATTTTTTGCTCTTGAAAATCAAAACTATTGGTTAATAATGACAATGGTGGCATAATGACTTTTTTAACCAACACATCTATCACT is from Pontimicrobium sp. SW4 and encodes:
- the mscL gene encoding large conductance mechanosensitive channel protein MscL; the encoded protein is MKFVREFKEFAVKGNMMDMAIGIIIGASFNKVIDVLVKKVIMPPLSLLTNSFDFQEQKIILRDVITDAEGIITTTEVAIEYGTLFGVFLDFIIVGITVFIVVKAMNRLRKKAQDTKDTTVATPKDIELLSKLTDLMEEQNTLLKERTK
- a CDS encoding NYN domain-containing protein; translation: MDIKLAVLIDGDNIPSAYVKEMMEEIAKYGNPTIKRIYGDWTKPHLSKWKNMLLENAITPIQQYGYTTGKNATDSAMIIDAMDILYSQKVDGFCLVSSDSDFTRLATRLREAGMKVYGIGEKKTPNPFIVACDKFIYIEILKHQKSEDESASGETSEDSKDDYDKITPKDIHFIATTISDLADDDGWAFLGDVGSLLQKKQPNFDSRNFGFEKLTPLIKSIGKFEIERREDYKGRSKLVYVKNKPKPARRSRGKK